The proteins below come from a single Ochotona princeps isolate mOchPri1 chromosome 13, mOchPri1.hap1, whole genome shotgun sequence genomic window:
- the CUEDC2 gene encoding CUE domain-containing protein 2, whose product MELERIVSDALLAFVQTHLPDADCSGLDEVIFSYVLGVLEDLGPSGPSEENFDMEAFTEMMEAYVPGFACIPRSTVGDMMQKLSGQLSDARNKENLQPQSSSAQGQVSISPEPLQRPDKLKEEARSSAATEGAQEEAAGTEEELLPGVDVLLEVFPTCSVEQAQWVLAKARGDLEEAVQMLVEGKEVGPQDWDSSNQDLPRRLRGPQKDELKSFILQKYMMVDSAEDQKVHRPMAPKEAPKKLIRYIDNQVVSTKGERFKDVRSPEAEEMKATYINLKPARKYRFH is encoded by the exons ATGGAGCTAGAGAGGATTGTCAGTGATGCCCTGCTCGCATTTGTCCAGACGCACCTCCCAGATGCCGACTGCAG CGGTTTGGATGAGGTCATCTTCTCCTATGTGCTTGGGGTGCTCGAGGATCTGGGCCCCTCTGGTCCCTCTGAGGAGAATTTTGACATGGAGGCCTTCACTGAGATGATGGAGGCCTATGTCCCTGGCTTCGCCTGCATCCCAAG GTCCACAGTAGGGGACATGATGCAGAAACTCTCAGGGCAGCTGAGTGATGCCAGAAACAAAG AGAACCTGCAGCCACAGAGTTCTAGTGCCCAAGGCCAGGTGTCCATCTCCCCTGAACCTCTGCAGCGGCCTGACAAGCTCAAAGAAGAGGCCAGGTCTTCGGCTGCCACTGAGGGTGCCCAAGAGGAG GCAGCTGGCACTGAGGAGGAGCTCCTGCCTGGAGTGGATGTACTCCTGGAGGTGTTCCCCACCTGCTCGGTGGAGCAGGCCCAGTGGGTGCTGGCCAAAGCTcggggcgacctggaagaagctgtacAGATGCTGGTAGAGGGGAAGGAAGTGGGGCCCCAGGACTGGGACAGCTCCAACCAG GACCTGCCCAGGCGCCTCCGAGGCCCCCAGAAGGATGAGTTGAAATCCTTCATCCTACAGAA GTACATGATGGTGGACAGTGCAGAGGATCAGAAGGTTCACCGGCCCATGGCTCCCAAGGAG GCTCCCAAGAAGCTTATCCGGTACATTGACAACCAGGTGGTGAGCACCAAAGGGGAGCGATTCAAAGATGTGCGGAGCCCTGAGGCGGAGGAGATGAAAGCCACGTACATCAACCTCAAGCCCGCCAGAAAGTACCGCTTCCATTGA
- the FBXL15 gene encoding F-box/LRR-repeat protein 15, with protein sequence MERSGGEREPGAVRLLDLPWEDVLVPHILTRVPLRQLLQLQRVSRAFRALVQLHLAGLRRFDAAQVGPEISRVALAWMLRDAQGLQELALAPCHDWLSDQDLVPLLARNPQLRSVALASCVHLSRRALGALAEGCPRLQRLSLAHCDWVDGLALRGLVDRCPALEELDLTACRQLKDEAIVYLAQRRGAGLRSLSLAVNANVGDTAVQELARNCPQLEHLDLTGCLRVGNDGVRTLAEYCPALRSLRVRHCHHVTDSSLSRLRKRGVDIDVQLQLHQALVLLQDMASFAPFVNLQV encoded by the exons ATGGAGCGTTCCGGAGGGGAGCGAGAGCCCGGAGCCGTCAG GCTCCTGGACCTGCCCTGGGAAGACGTGCTGGTCCCTCACATCCTGACCCGGGTCCCGCTGcgccagctgctccagctgcagCGCGTCAGCCGGGCATTCCGGGCGCTGGTCCAGCTGCACCTGGCGGGGCTGCGCCGCTTCGACGCCGCCCAG GTGGGTCCGGAGATCTCGCGGGTCGCCCTGGCCTGGATGCTGCGAGACgcccaggggctgcaggagctggCGCTGGCGCCGTGTCACGATTGGCTGTCGGACCAGGACCTGGTGCCGCTGCTGGCGCGGAATCCGCAGCTGCGGAGTGTGGCGCTGGCCAGCTGCGTCCATCTGAGTCGCCGGGCGCTGGGGGCGCTGGCCGAGGGCTGCCCTCGCCTGCAGCGTCTGTCGCTCGCACACTGTGACTGGGTGGACGGGCTGGCACTGCGTGGCCTTGTCGACCGCTGCCCGGCCCTGGAGGAGCTGGACCTCACCGCCTGCCGCCAGCTCAAGGACGAGGCCATAGTTTACCTGGCGCAGAGGCGCGGGGCCGGCCTCCGCAGCCTGTCTCTGGCGGTGAACGCCAACGTAGGGGACACCGCAGTCCAGGAGTTGGCCAGGAACTGCCCGCAGCTTGAGCACCTCGACCTCACTGGTTGCCTCCGCGTGGGAAACGATGGCGTCAG GACTCTGGCTGAGTACTGCCCGGCGCTGCGCTCGCTGCGGGTGCGGCACTGCCACCACGTGACCGATTCCAGCCTGAGCCGCTTGCGGAAGCGCGGTGTGGACATCGAcgtgcagctgcagctgcaccaggccctagtgCTGCTGCAGGACATGGCGAGCTTCGCGCCCTTTGTCAACCTGCAGGTCTGA